The proteins below come from a single Holdemania massiliensis genomic window:
- a CDS encoding DUF2577 family protein: protein MASFYDAIKKAVAAYMDNAGLSDLLYATLIDKSGSLRIEKTGVVIPASMVDLPDQYTDRQVEITIDDVKKTITLHDQLPVGSRVVVIKKQGGQRYAIVGRLP from the coding sequence ATGGCAAGCTTTTATGATGCAATTAAAAAAGCGGTTGCTGCTTACATGGATAATGCAGGCTTGAGTGACTTATTGTATGCAACGCTGATTGATAAATCAGGATCTCTCCGGATCGAAAAAACGGGTGTTGTTATCCCAGCAAGTATGGTTGATCTGCCAGATCAATATACGGATCGGCAGGTAGAGATCACAATTGACGACGTCAAAAAAACAATCACGCTGCACGATCAGCTGCCAGTTGGATCTCGGGTGGTTGTAATTAAAAAGCAAGGCGGTCAGCGTTATGCGATCGTCGGGAGGCTGCCATGA
- a CDS encoding baseplate J/gp47 family protein, translating into MPDTAIEDWLDRCVGQFGVERKQAVKACRMIRTYDNIGSSLEIPIGSRFRINDLTLAVTDEADIGVYQAEAEIAGILGNQYQGDLLPIQNINNLGRAELGEVLLEGADAETDDALRDRYYDHVRRSPFGGNVADYEEKTLAIEGVGSVKVFPIWGGPGTVLLMIGNADGRTASVELIKKVQDLFQPADDPTGGLAPIGHVVTVSTSKDKVIDITASLRIKPGESFELLKQKATAEIKAYVESIPFDESTIFQSRVTVAILNVSGILDAVNVQINGTAANLVLDKTAQSYEVPVIGTITLQEAG; encoded by the coding sequence TTGCCAGACACCGCAATCGAGGACTGGCTGGATCGATGCGTTGGCCAGTTTGGTGTAGAGCGCAAGCAGGCGGTCAAAGCCTGCAGGATGATCCGGACTTATGACAACATCGGCAGCTCTCTGGAGATCCCGATCGGCAGTCGGTTTAGGATTAATGATCTTACACTTGCTGTAACAGATGAGGCTGATATCGGAGTTTATCAAGCAGAGGCAGAGATCGCCGGAATTTTAGGCAACCAGTACCAGGGAGATCTGTTACCTATCCAAAATATTAATAACCTTGGACGAGCGGAACTCGGTGAAGTGCTATTGGAAGGTGCTGATGCTGAGACGGATGATGCTTTGCGCGATCGCTATTATGACCATGTCCGTCGATCGCCGTTTGGAGGCAATGTTGCGGATTATGAGGAGAAAACGCTGGCTATAGAGGGCGTCGGATCCGTCAAAGTATTTCCGATCTGGGGTGGACCCGGTACAGTTTTATTGATGATTGGCAACGCTGATGGCCGCACAGCCTCGGTGGAGCTGATCAAAAAAGTCCAAGATCTGTTCCAGCCTGCAGATGATCCTACAGGTGGTCTCGCTCCGATCGGACACGTTGTGACCGTATCCACCAGCAAAGATAAAGTTATTGACATTACGGCCAGCTTGCGGATCAAGCCTGGCGAGAGCTTTGAGCTCTTAAAGCAAAAGGCAACCGCGGAGATTAAAGCTTACGTAGAGTCAATCCCGTTTGACGAGTCAACAATTTTCCAAAGCCGCGTAACTGTAGCCATTTTAAATGTGTCCGGGATCCTGGATGCGGTTAATGTGCAGATCAATGGTACCGCAGCCAATCTTGTACTGGATAAGACAGCGCAGTCCTACGAGGTGCCGGTTATCGGTACGATCACACTGCAGGAGGCCGGCTAA
- a CDS encoding phage tail tube protein: MANVKTRIENIPMCTEGAGYITINGQNRKLFELSKLSATVEVKTWEKQLLGSRMEQGRAIGLKGSGSMSFYHMTSDFIDLLAEYKKTGIFPAITIQGYHDDPASEVGRLEVVLYHCILKKIPLLAIEEAASETAPQDSDLIFGDYDILDKFKKPVSY, from the coding sequence ATGGCAAACGTAAAAACACGCATTGAAAATATCCCAATGTGCACCGAGGGTGCCGGATACATTACGATCAACGGCCAGAACCGCAAGCTGTTTGAGCTGTCTAAGTTGTCAGCCACCGTAGAAGTAAAGACGTGGGAAAAGCAACTGTTGGGAAGCCGGATGGAACAAGGCCGCGCGATCGGGCTCAAAGGTTCCGGCAGCATGTCCTTTTACCACATGACCAGTGACTTTATTGATCTGTTAGCAGAGTACAAAAAGACCGGCATCTTTCCGGCAATTACGATCCAGGGCTATCACGATGACCCAGCCTCAGAGGTCGGCCGGCTGGAGGTTGTACTGTATCACTGTATCCTTAAAAAAATCCCACTGCTCGCCATCGAGGAGGCGGCCAGTGAGACGGCACCGCAGGACAGTGATCTGATCTTTGGGGACTACGATATTTTAGATAAGTTTAAAAAGCCGGTCTCTTATTAG
- a CDS encoding HK97 gp10 family phage protein — translation MSDNIFAEFLETLKKLDVDLKESQIKVVDMAMDVMQRSAVQNTPVGSYDKEVNFITSKGEHVHFTTSVARQGGTLRRGWHLSRTYVRKGQVQKYITNNVDYAVYVNNGHRLVAIVDGVKITTGYVPGQFFLESAVKTAERALSWIYDAELRRVKAKHGL, via the coding sequence ATGAGTGATAACATTTTTGCCGAGTTTCTCGAAACTCTCAAAAAACTAGATGTGGATCTGAAAGAGTCTCAGATAAAGGTTGTTGATATGGCCATGGATGTTATGCAGCGATCCGCTGTGCAAAATACGCCAGTGGGTAGTTATGATAAAGAGGTCAATTTTATTACCTCTAAAGGTGAGCACGTCCATTTTACAACCTCTGTTGCTCGTCAGGGAGGTACTCTGCGGCGAGGTTGGCACCTAAGTCGCACCTATGTCCGTAAAGGGCAGGTACAAAAGTACATAACCAACAATGTGGATTATGCGGTCTATGTTAATAATGGACATCGTTTGGTTGCCATTGTCGACGGTGTAAAGATAACTACTGGTTATGTCCCCGGTCAGTTTTTTTTGGAGTCAGCAGTAAAAACTGCGGAGAGAGCACTGTCCTGGATTTATGATGCAGAGCTGAGGAGGGTCAAAGCAAAACATGGTTTATGA
- a CDS encoding phage tail terminator family protein, with amino-acid sequence MVYDLIQAIASWIKTQYPDVKIYDSPVLQDIKLPCFFITTLQIDEVSSLKDYYRRDIPFVIDYLPDDRKSNFMDDIYQVQDTFGLPFRQLALNDKQLWFKNKTISYDREQKVLHIQFMLDIRQALDPSDPEMNNLSLEEGVKHDEHE; translated from the coding sequence ATGGTTTATGATCTGATACAAGCGATCGCGTCTTGGATAAAAACTCAGTATCCTGACGTCAAAATTTACGATAGTCCTGTATTGCAAGACATCAAGCTGCCTTGCTTTTTTATTACCACGCTGCAGATTGATGAGGTATCCAGCTTAAAGGATTACTACCGGCGTGACATCCCATTTGTGATCGACTACCTGCCTGATGATCGCAAGTCTAACTTTATGGATGACATTTATCAGGTACAGGATACCTTCGGGCTACCGTTTAGGCAGTTAGCTTTAAATGATAAGCAGCTTTGGTTTAAAAATAAAACGATCAGTTATGATCGTGAACAGAAAGTCCTGCACATCCAGTTTATGCTGGATATCCGGCAGGCACTGGATCCGAGTGATCCAGAAATGAATAACCTATCGCTCGAGGAAGGAGTGAAACATGATGAACATGAATAA
- a CDS encoding putative phage tail protein — translation MEKLEPAKTYQEYLPELYRDLLEIKTLAGVIDVDMSHYYELLRQFVDNRYIMSMDTETVQRWESIFDIASPIKDDLQSRRQAIQAKFMSQPPINLDTLKRIVEAYLGVPVSITQHLDPYVVRITYRGLEKLPDLTPLYTSIYDTIPANIKLVIEYAYQLWIEVKNGNTWEQLKNKTWHDVLYGL, via the coding sequence ATGGAAAAGCTTGAACCAGCAAAGACTTATCAAGAGTATTTACCGGAGCTTTACAGAGATCTACTTGAAATCAAGACCTTGGCAGGTGTAATTGACGTTGATATGAGTCACTACTATGAGCTGTTGAGGCAGTTTGTGGATAACCGATACATTATGTCAATGGATACGGAGACTGTGCAGCGCTGGGAGTCTATCTTTGACATTGCGAGCCCAATTAAGGATGATCTGCAATCACGCCGTCAGGCGATACAAGCCAAGTTTATGAGTCAGCCGCCGATCAATCTTGATACACTTAAGCGCATCGTTGAGGCTTATCTGGGCGTGCCTGTATCCATTACCCAGCACCTGGATCCTTACGTAGTACGGATCACTTACCGCGGATTGGAAAAGCTACCAGACCTTACGCCACTCTATACCTCCATCTATGACACGATACCTGCCAACATTAAACTGGTAATCGAGTATGCTTATCAGCTCTGGATTGAGGTTAAAAACGGCAACACTTGGGAGCAGCTAAAAAACAAAACTTGGCATGATGTCCTCTATGGACTATGA
- a CDS encoding minor capsid protein, whose product MSNSNADYWKKRSEDRFKAAERTVEAQQEELTHFFDDALKDTQTVIRDFWARYAKDNKISYSEAQKLLNFEELREFKDDLKTFEQLARSSVGTFNLELENLSTKSRITRYQALETNLKAIMENLTGKTEKMIQDTASKVCEDSFYKTLFDIDQYRGFHGDFVGLDENLIREIISQPVAGATFSQSIWRNQQNLNYRVRQTLTDAMATGRNPYELSKEFAKEFNVGRYEAYRLLYTESAAVHTDAQMRAYKADGVQQYKIVATLDSKTSKICQEMDGKQFDVDKAQKGENCPPFHPWCRTTTAPVTEGLEETGTRAARSKTTGKTEKVPSDMKYKEWKKTYGQDKVKTVKAVKTEMLKQTEALSEDEKEVVQKMTGALSSKINSLIKLGKPEKYAEEMKKLDSAISKGEITDDVLLYRKTDVRFLDIFPKGTAITEETVSELIGKTATNQIYTSTSFDDWNYPGRNTEITLVVRAGTKNALYVKEYAYAQYKNQEEVLFGRGLRYKILNAILEEGKVRILAEVVS is encoded by the coding sequence ATGAGTAACAGCAACGCCGACTACTGGAAGAAACGATCTGAGGATCGCTTTAAGGCTGCGGAGCGCACTGTCGAGGCACAGCAAGAGGAGCTGACACACTTTTTTGACGATGCCCTTAAGGATACGCAGACAGTGATCCGAGACTTCTGGGCGCGCTACGCAAAAGATAACAAAATAAGTTACTCTGAGGCTCAGAAGCTGCTTAATTTCGAGGAGCTCCGAGAGTTTAAAGATGACTTGAAAACCTTTGAACAGCTCGCTCGTAGCTCTGTAGGGACGTTTAACTTGGAGTTGGAGAACTTGTCTACTAAATCCAGGATCACGCGTTATCAGGCTCTGGAAACGAATTTGAAGGCAATCATGGAAAATCTGACGGGCAAAACCGAGAAGATGATCCAGGATACCGCGAGCAAAGTTTGTGAGGACAGTTTTTACAAGACGTTGTTTGACATTGACCAGTATCGTGGATTTCACGGGGACTTCGTCGGGCTCGACGAGAACCTGATCAGGGAGATCATCAGTCAGCCGGTAGCGGGTGCGACTTTTAGCCAGTCGATCTGGCGCAACCAGCAGAATCTTAACTACCGGGTAAGGCAGACTTTAACAGATGCTATGGCTACGGGGCGCAATCCTTACGAGTTATCAAAAGAGTTTGCCAAAGAGTTTAACGTTGGTAGGTATGAGGCCTATCGACTGCTTTACACTGAGAGTGCAGCTGTCCATACCGATGCCCAGATGAGGGCCTATAAGGCCGATGGAGTGCAACAGTATAAGATTGTGGCTACGCTCGACAGCAAGACCAGCAAGATCTGCCAGGAGATGGATGGCAAGCAGTTTGACGTCGATAAAGCGCAAAAAGGCGAGAACTGCCCTCCCTTCCATCCATGGTGTCGCACGACGACTGCGCCGGTGACCGAGGGCTTGGAGGAGACGGGGACACGGGCGGCCAGAAGCAAAACGACAGGCAAGACCGAAAAAGTTCCATCCGACATGAAGTACAAGGAATGGAAAAAGACATATGGTCAAGATAAAGTAAAAACTGTTAAAGCAGTAAAAACAGAAATGCTTAAACAGACAGAAGCTTTATCAGAAGATGAAAAAGAAGTCGTACAGAAAATGACCGGGGCTCTTTCTTCAAAAATTAATTCCTTGATAAAACTTGGAAAGCCTGAAAAGTACGCAGAAGAAATGAAAAAGTTAGATTCAGCAATTTCAAAAGGTGAGATTACAGATGATGTTCTGCTTTACAGAAAAACTGATGTTCGATTTTTAGATATTTTTCCTAAAGGAACAGCAATAACTGAAGAAACTGTTTCAGAGTTAATTGGGAAAACTGCAACTAATCAAATTTACACGTCCACTTCATTCGACGATTGGAATTATCCTGGAAGGAATACCGAAATAACCTTAGTTGTAAGAGCGGGAACGAAAAACGCTTTATACGTAAAAGAATATGCTTACGCTCAATACAAGAATCAAGAAGAAGTTTTATTTGGCAGAGGATTGCGATATAAAATTTTAAATGCTATCCTTGAAGAAGGAAAAGTTCGCATTCTTGCGGAGGTGGTATCATGA
- a CDS encoding phage tail assembly chaperone has protein sequence MTSKSLAAFLQPKQVQNKEVVISDRFLDEDGKPVPFEIRPILTDEAQEMMKRNMKTKKDGSQDFDNSGYQADMIAAAVVYPDLKNAELQKAYGVLGERELLMRMLLIGEYTQLRNAVFELAGIYDDLNAKIKEAKN, from the coding sequence ATGACAAGTAAAAGTTTAGCCGCATTCCTGCAACCCAAGCAGGTACAAAACAAAGAGGTTGTTATCTCTGACCGATTTCTGGACGAGGATGGCAAGCCTGTACCCTTTGAGATTAGACCCATTCTGACCGACGAAGCTCAGGAAATGATGAAACGGAACATGAAGACCAAAAAGGACGGCTCCCAGGATTTTGATAACTCCGGATATCAGGCGGATATGATTGCCGCAGCAGTAGTCTACCCAGATCTGAAAAATGCGGAGTTGCAGAAAGCCTATGGCGTGCTGGGTGAGCGTGAATTGCTGATGCGCATGCTGCTGATCGGCGAGTACACGCAGTTACGTAATGCCGTGTTTGAGCTTGCCGGTATTTATGATGACCTGAACGCGAAGATTAAAGAAGCAAAAAACTGA
- a CDS encoding phage scaffolding protein, protein MDFLKALFGDSALTFDQLVNAIQEHNGKAENKEKQIKIGNIGDGSYVSSDKFKAKEAELTTANTTIKNLQGEIKKWDGVDVDKLKTAAADWETKYNQDTAKIRTDSAVEIALMRAKAKNPKAARALLDEAKIKLDGDKVLGLDDQLEALKKSDAYLFDVDAPAGTDPTAGGFTPPAGGAPKGSEFNFGFTTLKDMPKQ, encoded by the coding sequence ATGGATTTTTTAAAAGCATTATTTGGCGACAGCGCACTGACCTTTGATCAGCTGGTCAATGCGATCCAGGAACACAATGGTAAAGCTGAAAACAAGGAAAAGCAAATTAAGATCGGTAATATCGGTGATGGCAGCTACGTATCATCCGACAAATTTAAAGCCAAAGAGGCAGAGCTGACCACTGCTAATACAACGATCAAAAACCTGCAGGGAGAAATCAAAAAGTGGGATGGGGTCGACGTGGACAAGCTCAAGACTGCAGCTGCGGACTGGGAGACCAAGTACAACCAGGATACCGCTAAGATCCGCACAGACAGCGCAGTTGAGATTGCGCTCATGCGGGCAAAGGCCAAAAATCCAAAGGCAGCGCGTGCTCTGTTGGACGAGGCGAAGATCAAGCTTGATGGCGACAAAGTACTTGGTCTGGATGATCAGCTGGAGGCGTTAAAAAAGTCTGACGCATACCTGTTTGACGTTGATGCACCTGCAGGTACAGATCCAACTGCTGGAGGCTTTACTCCACCCGCGGGAGGAGCACCTAAAGGATCCGAGTTTAACTTTGGCTTTACCACATTAAAAGACATGCCAAAACAATAG
- a CDS encoding DUF2634 domain-containing protein, whose protein sequence is MRYKAKTFKIDPSSGRIRGLVDELDSVKQAVRIMLSVPRFQHEIYSRNFGHDLQDLIGKPLDYVLGDVRRMIREALMIDERIIDVDDFTINKIGENLQVKFKVTSIYGDFYEERSVGLSEGL, encoded by the coding sequence ATGAGGTATAAAGCAAAAACGTTTAAAATAGATCCAAGCAGCGGGCGGATCCGCGGGCTCGTGGATGAGCTGGACTCGGTCAAGCAGGCCGTAAGGATCATGCTTTCTGTGCCGCGGTTTCAGCACGAGATTTACAGCCGTAATTTTGGCCACGATCTGCAGGATCTGATCGGCAAGCCTCTGGATTATGTGCTCGGAGATGTCCGTCGTATGATTCGAGAGGCTCTGATGATCGACGAGAGGATCATCGACGTTGATGATTTTACGATCAATAAGATCGGTGAGAATCTGCAAGTTAAATTTAAAGTTACTTCGATTTACGGTGACTTTTACGAAGAAAGGAGCGTGGGCTTGAGTGAAGGATTATGA
- a CDS encoding XkdQ/YqbQ family protein yields the protein MSLLIECGGVKDIENIAGNITLTSCWKNGASKLEFTILPDLAPVNGSYLTFSPGTDMFAGRVFAHRRTQDKRIQVTAYDQLRYLKAKDTVMRKQMSLTQFVEVIAANLQLRVAGLTNSVIPLDDYLFDNQTYLDMAYQSISDNLMLNGYYYCLYDRFGALALTDLLDMRLPLIVGEQSLGFKYEYQVSIDSDTYNQVKLAYDNKKTGKRDIYIARDGNNIGKWGVLQHFEKVTSGTDAQLIDKANMLLKLKNRETVTLTMSALGDVRVRGGSGVRVILNDCGIDLWAIVDKAVHKWSNGIHTMDLTLVIDGSL from the coding sequence ATGAGCTTGCTTATAGAGTGTGGCGGCGTCAAAGATATCGAAAATATTGCTGGTAATATTACTTTAACGAGTTGTTGGAAAAATGGAGCGAGCAAGCTGGAATTTACGATCCTGCCGGATCTCGCTCCAGTCAATGGATCTTATTTAACGTTTAGCCCAGGTACTGACATGTTTGCCGGACGGGTCTTTGCGCATCGGCGCACTCAGGATAAACGGATCCAGGTGACCGCTTATGATCAGCTGCGATACCTCAAAGCTAAGGACACGGTTATGCGTAAGCAGATGAGCTTAACGCAATTTGTCGAGGTGATTGCGGCTAATCTGCAGCTACGGGTGGCTGGCCTGACCAACAGTGTAATCCCGTTGGATGATTATCTCTTTGATAATCAGACCTATCTGGACATGGCTTATCAGTCGATCTCAGACAATCTAATGCTCAATGGCTACTATTATTGTTTGTATGATCGTTTTGGCGCCTTGGCTTTAACAGACCTGTTGGATATGCGGCTGCCGCTTATCGTGGGTGAGCAATCACTGGGATTTAAGTATGAGTATCAGGTCAGCATTGACTCCGACACCTACAACCAGGTCAAATTGGCTTATGACAACAAAAAGACCGGTAAACGGGATATTTACATCGCGCGAGATGGCAACAACATCGGCAAGTGGGGCGTGCTGCAGCACTTTGAAAAAGTGACGTCAGGCACCGACGCCCAGCTGATCGACAAAGCCAATATGTTACTCAAACTAAAGAATCGCGAGACCGTAACCCTGACCATGTCAGCTTTAGGTGATGTGCGTGTGAGGGGCGGAAGCGGCGTCCGAGTGATCTTAAATGACTGCGGTATTGATCTGTGGGCGATCGTGGACAAAGCTGTCCACAAATGGTCTAACGGGATCCACACGATGGATCTGACCCTGGTTATAGATGGGAGTTTATGA
- a CDS encoding phage tail sheath subtilisin-like domain-containing protein: MNMNKTRPGVYVNVNAELTALTRDNLGVVAIPLALNWGTPGFTEIQQDQSPLYKLGYQLNDSVMLPIKLILKNAQTVLVYRLNGGTKAAGELASGITATALYEGTRGNDISVQVKALETGYQISTYLDTQEMDVQVVNTAAEFMANEFITITGSGTLVDKIVRLSGATDTPAAADDYDAFLAAAKIKDFNIITCTSTDQAIKNKIIDFVKAERAESHLMQAVLENMRSDSEAVISVKNGFILDDGTVVAAQDACAYVAGASAAAGSTQSLTFAAVDGAVDCSPRLTDDQIKQAILDGQLVFSVRRKGVVIEYDINTLVTYSQKPKDYRKNKVIRVIDAIHSDVISIYETNYIGQVQNNKDGRNLLKGTLAEYLNGLQASGAIEDFDAAEDIQVEALTDKDSVHIQLAIKPTDTVDKIYIDVEVQ; the protein is encoded by the coding sequence ATGAACATGAATAAAACCCGACCAGGGGTTTATGTCAACGTCAATGCCGAGCTGACGGCACTGACTCGGGATAATCTCGGCGTCGTTGCCATTCCCCTGGCTTTAAACTGGGGCACACCAGGGTTTACAGAGATTCAACAGGATCAGAGTCCGCTCTATAAACTCGGTTATCAGCTCAACGACAGCGTCATGCTGCCGATTAAGCTGATCCTCAAAAACGCTCAGACCGTCCTGGTCTATCGACTTAACGGTGGTACCAAAGCTGCTGGTGAGCTGGCGTCTGGGATTACGGCAACGGCTCTCTATGAGGGCACCCGAGGCAATGATATCAGTGTCCAGGTTAAGGCATTGGAGACTGGATACCAGATCAGCACCTATCTGGACACGCAGGAGATGGATGTCCAGGTCGTTAATACTGCCGCAGAGTTTATGGCTAATGAGTTTATTACGATTACGGGATCGGGCACGTTGGTAGACAAGATTGTCCGTTTGTCAGGCGCTACCGATACTCCAGCGGCTGCTGATGACTATGATGCCTTTTTAGCTGCAGCTAAGATCAAAGATTTTAACATCATCACCTGCACGAGCACTGACCAGGCAATCAAAAACAAGATTATCGATTTTGTCAAAGCTGAGCGTGCAGAGTCTCATCTCATGCAGGCGGTGCTAGAAAACATGCGATCCGACAGTGAGGCAGTGATTAGCGTTAAAAATGGCTTTATCCTGGATGATGGTACAGTTGTGGCTGCGCAGGACGCCTGTGCTTATGTCGCTGGCGCCAGTGCAGCTGCAGGTAGTACGCAGTCGCTGACCTTTGCGGCAGTAGATGGTGCGGTAGACTGCAGCCCACGACTGACGGATGATCAGATCAAGCAGGCAATCCTAGATGGTCAGCTGGTCTTTAGCGTGCGGCGTAAAGGTGTTGTCATTGAGTACGATATCAACACCCTAGTGACGTATAGCCAAAAGCCAAAAGACTACCGCAAAAACAAGGTGATCCGAGTCATCGATGCGATCCACAGCGACGTGATCAGCATTTACGAGACCAATTACATCGGTCAAGTGCAGAACAACAAGGACGGCCGCAATCTGCTCAAAGGCACATTGGCGGAGTACCTCAATGGGCTGCAGGCGAGTGGAGCAATCGAGGATTTTGACGCCGCCGAGGATATCCAGGTTGAGGCTCTGACAGATAAAGACTCCGTGCATATCCAGCTGGCCATCAAGCCAACGGATACCGTAGACAAGATCTACATTGATGTGGAGGTGCAGTAA
- a CDS encoding phage portal protein — translation MDLQKAQKLLNAAFRDRDRQLAAAKSGEEYYHNRSKIKQTGAAAIDEINRFLCDLGKNPLKSADNRIPTGYHKVFVDQKIGYLFTYPPQLDIGSPQANDQLAQTLGSDFGRVLKKLGLDASNWGRAWLHYYIDEQQKLQYHWVSPEQILPVYDVNNIKLPLKYLIRTYAMTDDVGETYERYEIWDDKECSYFLRKTSELLKDVKPEQHPEQSGFTGPKVLPNRFGKIPFIEFRNNADATSDLEMYQDLIDVYDKVFSGFANDIDDIQEIIYVIKNYQGQREQTIYDKDGNPKQVPLDPLQMLKASKWIGVDDNGGLEVVHGDIPYEARSKFIELLKVQLYIAAMAVDPNPDKVGNASGAYLDYLYQLLELKAGMMETEFRPKIDELIRVITQHTGLDDPAKIEQTWTRNKPKNYLEIVQMITQTPSAIMSDETKTKEHPLVDNWQDERERIKSEEKQRQEEMMKLPQFGDNPEDPVDE, via the coding sequence ATGGATTTACAAAAGGCGCAAAAACTGCTTAACGCGGCGTTTAGAGATCGCGATCGGCAGCTGGCCGCCGCAAAGAGCGGCGAGGAGTATTACCACAACCGATCAAAAATTAAACAGACGGGAGCCGCGGCGATTGACGAGATCAATCGCTTTTTATGTGATCTCGGTAAAAACCCGCTCAAGTCTGCTGATAACAGGATCCCGACCGGCTATCACAAAGTCTTTGTTGATCAAAAGATCGGTTATCTGTTTACGTATCCGCCGCAGCTGGATATTGGCAGCCCACAAGCTAATGATCAGCTTGCACAAACTCTGGGCAGCGACTTTGGTCGTGTATTAAAAAAGCTAGGTCTTGATGCCTCCAACTGGGGGCGGGCATGGCTGCATTACTACATCGATGAGCAGCAAAAACTGCAGTATCACTGGGTTAGTCCAGAGCAGATCCTGCCTGTTTATGATGTCAATAACATTAAACTGCCGCTTAAATATCTGATCCGGACTTATGCGATGACCGATGATGTGGGCGAGACTTATGAGCGTTATGAGATCTGGGATGACAAAGAGTGCAGCTATTTCCTGCGCAAAACGTCAGAACTGCTCAAAGACGTCAAGCCTGAGCAGCACCCTGAGCAATCTGGTTTTACCGGTCCCAAGGTATTGCCTAACCGGTTCGGCAAGATCCCGTTTATTGAATTTAGAAATAATGCCGATGCGACAAGTGACTTAGAGATGTACCAGGATCTGATCGACGTCTATGACAAAGTGTTTTCTGGCTTTGCCAATGATATAGATGATATTCAGGAGATTATTTACGTTATCAAGAACTATCAAGGACAACGTGAGCAAACCATTTATGACAAGGACGGCAACCCTAAGCAGGTACCGCTGGATCCTCTGCAGATGCTTAAAGCATCCAAGTGGATTGGTGTTGACGATAACGGTGGCCTTGAGGTTGTCCACGGCGATATCCCATACGAGGCTCGCAGCAAGTTTATTGAGCTGCTTAAGGTACAGCTCTACATTGCGGCGATGGCGGTGGATCCTAACCCTGACAAAGTCGGCAACGCGTCGGGCGCTTATCTCGACTACCTCTATCAGCTGCTTGAACTCAAAGCTGGCATGATGGAGACCGAGTTCCGGCCAAAGATCGACGAGCTGATCAGAGTGATCACCCAGCACACAGGATTAGACGATCCGGCCAAGATCGAGCAGACCTGGACACGCAATAAGCCTAAGAATTATCTTGAGATCGTGCAGATGATTACGCAGACACCAAGTGCCATCATGTCAGACGAGACCAAAACCAAGGAACACCCGCTAGTTGACAACTGGCAGGATGAGCGAGAGCGGATTAAATCCGAAGAAAAACAACGCCAGGAAGAAATGATGAAACTGCCGCAGTTTGGTGACAATCCAGAGGATCCAGTAGATGAGTAA